The sequence TACTCCGCGGGCGCCTCGACATGGCTCTCGATGTACTTGATCGCCTCGCCGACGGTCGCGATCTTCTCCGCGTCCTCGTCCGGAATCTCGATGTCGAACTCCTCCTCGAGCGCCATGACCAGCTCGACGACGTCGAGCGAATCCGCGCCCAGGTCCTCGACGAACTTCGACTGCGGCGTCACCTGGGCGGCGTCCACGCCAAGCTGCTCGACCACAATCGCCTTTACCCGGTCAAATGCCGATGCCATCGTTCGTGCACCTCCTCGGTGACTAACGCCAGTCCACCCCAAGGTTTCGCTGGAACGATGCGAATCCTTGGGGACCCCGGACCTTCCCAGCGCGTCGATGCTCCACTAGCGCATGACCAATCCGCCGTCGACGTTCAGGACCTGCCCCGTGATGTACGCTGTGTCTTCGGCCGCGAAGAACGCCACCGCGGCCGCGACTTCCTCCGGCCGGCCGGTGCGCCCCACCGGGATGTGCTCGGTGAAGCGCGCGCGCTGCGCGTCGGTGAGCTTGCCGGTCAGCCCGGCCTCGATGTAGCCGGGCGACACGGCGTTGGCCGTGATGCCGCGGGTAGCCACTTCCCGCGCGACCGCCTTCGTGAAGCCGATCACGCCGGCCTTGGCCGCGATGTAGTTCGCCTGCCCCGGGTTCCCAACCTCCGCGACGACGGACGTGATGTTGACGATCCGTCCCCACCGCTGCCGCAGCATCTCCCGCAGCACTGCGCGCGTCAGATAGAACGTCGCGTGCAGGTTGATCGCCATGATATCGTGCCAGTCCTCGTCCCGCATCCGTATCAATAGGCCGTCGCGCGTGAGGCCCGCGTTGTTCACCACGATGTCGAGCCGTCCGCGCCAGCCGTGGGCCGCGTCCGCGCACTGCCGGCACGCCTCCACGTCGGTCAGATCCGCCTGGAGGATGATGCCCTCGCCGCCGCCGTCGGTGATCTGCCGCAGCGTCTCCTCCGCTTCCTCCGCCCGGCGGCCGTAGTGAACGATGACGGCCGCGCCCTCGCGCGCCAGCCGGACGGCGATCGCGCGGCCGATCCCGCCGGAGGCGCCGGTCACGAGCGCCACCCGTCCGGCGGCGATCACCGAGCGACCCCCTCACGTCCCGCCGCCGTGCCGGGTCCCGGCGCGGGGGTCCCGCCCGCGGCCAGCAGGGCGAGCGTCTCCTCGCGCGACGCGGCGTCCTCGACGTGGCACGTCACGGCGTCGACGGTGCGGCGGATCATCCCGCTCACGGTCGTGCCGGGGCCGACTTCGACGAACACCTCGATGCCGTCCGCCCGCATCGCGCGCACCGATTCTTCCCACCGCACCGGGGAGGCGACCTGGGCGAGCAGCGCCCGCCGGATCTCGTCCGCGGTGCGCACCGGCGCCGCCGAGACATTGGCGATCACCGGGATGCGCGCGTCGCGCAGCGGCATCCGCTCGAGATCGGCGGCGAGCCTGGATGCGGCCGGGGCCATGAGCCGCGTGTGGAACGGCGCGCTGACGGCGAGCGGAATCGCCCGCCGCGCGCCGGCGGCGCGGGCGGCGTCGAGGACGGCCCGCACGGCCGCCGCTTCCCCGCCCACGACCACCTGTCCGGGGCTGTTGAAATTGGACGGCTCGACCACGCCGAGGTGGGCGTGCGCCTCGCACACCGCGCGCACGCGCTCCCCATCGAGCCCGACGACCGCGGCCATCATCGTGTCAAGTCCGTCGCAGGCCTCCTGCATGTACTGTCCGCGCAGCCGCACCAGGCGGACCGCGTCTTCGAGCGACACGGCGCCGGCGCACACGAGCGCGGTGTACTCGCCGAGACTCAGCCCCGCCGCGCACGCCGGCGCAAGCGGCACCGTCGCGAGACAGGCGAGGCTGGCGGCCAGAATCGCCGGCTGCGTGTTCGCGGTCTGCCGCAGCGCGTCTTCCGGGCCGTCCGCGCAGAGCGCGTAGAGATCGATCCCGGCGGCGTCGCTCGCCCGGCGGAAGACTTCGCGCGCCTCGGGGAACCGCTCCGCGAGTTCGCGGCCCATCCCGACGTGCTGCGCGCCCTGGCCGGGAAAGACGGCGGCGACCTTCACGCCGCGCCGCCCCACCGGATCGCGCACGCGCCCCAGGTGTACCCGGCGCCGAACGCGACCATCACGCCGACGTCGCCCTCGCGCACGCGCTCGGCGGCCACCGCTTCGTAGAGCGCCACCGGCACGGACGCCGCGGACGTGTTGCCGTAGTGCTGTACGTTGATGTAGAACTTCTCGATCGGCACGCGCAGCCAGTGGGCCGCCGACTGGATGATGCGGAGGTTGGCCTGGTGCGGGATCACGAAGTCGATGTCGCCCGGCGCGAGCCCCGCCTTGGCGATCGCCTCCAGCGCCGCCCGCGGGATCGTCCGGACGGCGAACTTGTAAACCTCCGGCCCCTCCATGCGGATCGTGTGCTCGTTCTGCTCGACCGTTTCGAACGACGCGGGCTTCCGGCTACCGCCGGCCGGCAGGTAGAGCTGGTGGCCCCCGGCGGCGCCGTCGCCGCCGAGCGCGAAGGACAGGAAGCCGTAGCCGTCCCGCGCCGGCCGGACCACCGCCGCGCCGGCGGCGTCCCCGAAGAGAATGCACGTCGACCGGTCCTGCCAGTTGGTGATCCGGGACAGCGTCTCGGCCCCGACGACGAGCACGGTTTGGGCCTGGCCCGCGACGATCGAAGCGTGGGCGACGCTGAGCGCGTACATGAAGCTGGAGCACGCCGCCGAGACGTCGAGACATCCGACGGTGCGCGTGCCGAGGCGCTTCTGCAAGAGGCACGCCACGTTCGGAAAGACCATGTCGGGCGTGGTCGTGCCGACGACGATCAGGTCCACGTCCGCGGCGGTGATCCCGGCCGCGCCGAGCGCCTCCACCGCGGCGCCGTACGCCAGATCGGAGGTCGCGGTCTCGGGCCCCGCGATGTGGCGCTCGCGGATCCCGGTGTGCGACTCGATCCACGCGTCCGTCGTCGAGACGGAGGCTGCGAGCTCGGCGTTGGCCAGCACGCGCTCGGGCACGCACCGGCCCATGCCCACGATCGTGGATCCGCTTCGCACGCGTCTCCTCCCCGGACTAGATTGCGGAGAATCCCTGGGCGAGCGCCAGCTCCGCCAGGCGTGCCACGTCGGCCCGGATCGCGTCGACCATGCGCGCGCGGACCGATTCGGCGGCCAGACCGATGGCGTTGCGCACCGCTCTGGCTTTGGAACTTCCGTGGCTCACGATGCAGATGCCGTCGACGCCCAGCAGCGGCGCGCCGCCGTACTCGGTGTGGTCGAGCCGC comes from bacterium and encodes:
- the acpP gene encoding acyl carrier protein; translation: MASAFDRVKAIVVEQLGVDAAQVTPQSKFVEDLGADSLDVVELVMALEEEFDIEIPDEDAEKIATVGEAIKYIESHVEAPAE
- the fabG gene encoding 3-oxoacyl-[acyl-carrier-protein] reductase, with the protein product MIAAGRVALVTGASGGIGRAIAVRLAREGAAVIVHYGRRAEEAEETLRQITDGGGEGIILQADLTDVEACRQCADAAHGWRGRLDIVVNNAGLTRDGLLIRMRDEDWHDIMAINLHATFYLTRAVLREMLRQRWGRIVNITSVVAEVGNPGQANYIAAKAGVIGFTKAVAREVATRGITANAVSPGYIEAGLTGKLTDAQRARFTEHIPVGRTGRPEEVAAAVAFFAAEDTAYITGQVLNVDGGLVMR
- the fabD gene encoding ACP S-malonyltransferase, whose product is MKVAAVFPGQGAQHVGMGRELAERFPEAREVFRRASDAAGIDLYALCADGPEDALRQTANTQPAILAASLACLATVPLAPACAAGLSLGEYTALVCAGAVSLEDAVRLVRLRGQYMQEACDGLDTMMAAVVGLDGERVRAVCEAHAHLGVVEPSNFNSPGQVVVGGEAAAVRAVLDAARAAGARRAIPLAVSAPFHTRLMAPAASRLAADLERMPLRDARIPVIANVSAAPVRTADEIRRALLAQVASPVRWEESVRAMRADGIEVFVEVGPGTTVSGMIRRTVDAVTCHVEDAASREETLALLAAGGTPAPGPGTAAGREGVAR
- a CDS encoding beta-ketoacyl-ACP synthase III is translated as MRSGSTIVGMGRCVPERVLANAELAASVSTTDAWIESHTGIRERHIAGPETATSDLAYGAAVEALGAAGITAADVDLIVVGTTTPDMVFPNVACLLQKRLGTRTVGCLDVSAACSSFMYALSVAHASIVAGQAQTVLVVGAETLSRITNWQDRSTCILFGDAAGAAVVRPARDGYGFLSFALGGDGAAGGHQLYLPAGGSRKPASFETVEQNEHTIRMEGPEVYKFAVRTIPRAALEAIAKAGLAPGDIDFVIPHQANLRIIQSAAHWLRVPIEKFYINVQHYGNTSAASVPVALYEAVAAERVREGDVGVMVAFGAGYTWGACAIRWGGAA